A window of the Ardenticatenales bacterium genome harbors these coding sequences:
- a CDS encoding thiamine pyrophosphate-binding protein — protein MKKTGAFLAVYALEQIGVTHTFGIPGVHNTELYDALSMSEKIEPILVTHEGAGAFMAEGISRTSETIGTLVIVPAAGMTHAMSGIGEAYLDGIPLLVISGGTRRDSGRHYQLHQLDQGRVLDGIIKQYYLVERHEEIIPTIYAAYDTATDGEPGPVFVEIPVEVQMFQGEVSELPVYRKKPRATAEIPADEIRLAVDLLIHADHPGIYVGWGAVDAAAETAKLAEMLVAPVATTMQGLSAFPANHGLHVGVGFGAASVPAAQAAFADCDCLLAVGARFGELATGSYSMPVPETLIHVDINPQVFHKNYPATVAIAGDAGQALAAICQELAARAWRCPRDLPAFTATIQANKEKYTRSWRKRKNGKQVSPGFFFEELRRQLAQDAIVVVDDGKHTFLAAELFPVYRPRHFISPTDFNCMGYCVPASIGAKLTHPQQQVAAIVGDGAFLMTGMELLTAVTHKIGVMVFVFHDGELGQISQFQQIPLNRKTCTVLGQFHPEGIAQAVGSRFLAMRSDADIAPVIRQAQEWSAQGQPVLIDVNIDYSRRTNLTKGVVKENLNRFPGREKVRFISRALKRRITG, from the coding sequence ATGAAAAAAACAGGCGCATTTCTGGCGGTGTACGCGCTGGAGCAAATTGGCGTGACGCACACGTTTGGCATCCCCGGTGTACACAACACGGAGTTATACGACGCGCTGAGCATGTCGGAGAAGATTGAGCCTATCCTGGTGACGCACGAGGGGGCGGGCGCGTTTATGGCGGAGGGAATTTCGCGCACGTCGGAGACGATTGGCACACTGGTGATTGTGCCGGCAGCGGGCATGACCCACGCCATGAGCGGCATCGGCGAAGCCTATCTGGACGGCATCCCCCTGCTGGTCATCTCCGGTGGCACGCGCCGCGACAGCGGTCGCCACTACCAGCTTCACCAACTGGACCAGGGACGGGTGCTGGACGGCATCATCAAGCAGTACTACCTGGTTGAGCGGCACGAGGAGATCATCCCCACGATTTATGCGGCATACGACACGGCCACCGACGGTGAGCCGGGACCCGTGTTCGTGGAAATCCCCGTGGAGGTGCAAATGTTCCAGGGGGAGGTCAGCGAACTGCCCGTTTACCGCAAAAAGCCGCGCGCGACGGCGGAAATTCCGGCAGATGAGATTCGCCTGGCCGTTGATCTGCTCATTCACGCCGATCATCCGGGCATTTATGTGGGTTGGGGTGCGGTGGACGCCGCCGCGGAGACGGCTAAACTGGCGGAAATGCTAGTCGCGCCGGTGGCGACAACCATGCAAGGGCTGAGCGCCTTCCCCGCCAACCATGGGCTGCATGTGGGTGTGGGCTTTGGCGCGGCCTCCGTGCCCGCCGCGCAGGCGGCCTTTGCCGACTGCGACTGCCTGCTGGCCGTCGGCGCGCGTTTCGGCGAACTGGCGACGGGCAGCTACAGTATGCCCGTCCCGGAGACGCTGATTCACGTGGACATCAATCCCCAGGTGTTTCATAAGAATTATCCGGCCACGGTCGCCATTGCCGGGGATGCGGGGCAGGCGTTGGCGGCGATTTGCCAGGAATTGGCGGCGCGGGCGTGGCGTTGTCCGCGCGATTTGCCGGCATTCACCGCCACGATCCAGGCAAATAAAGAAAAGTACACGCGAAGCTGGCGCAAGCGCAAGAACGGCAAGCAGGTGTCGCCGGGCTTCTTTTTTGAGGAACTACGGCGGCAGTTAGCGCAGGACGCTATCGTGGTGGTGGATGATGGCAAGCACACGTTCCTGGCGGCGGAGTTGTTCCCGGTTTACCGGCCACGCCACTTTATTTCGCCGACAGATTTCAACTGCATGGGGTATTGCGTGCCGGCATCTATCGGCGCCAAACTCACCCATCCGCAACAGCAAGTCGCCGCCATCGTCGGCGACGGCGCCTTCCTCATGACGGGCATGGAGTTGCTCACCGCCGTCACCCACAAAATCGGCGTCATGGTCTTCGTCTTTCACGACGGCGAATTGGGGCAAATTTCACAGTTCCAACAAATCCCCCTCAACCGCAAAACATGTACCGTCCTCGGCCAGTTCCACCCGGAAGGCATCGCCCAGGCCGTCGGCTCTCGTTTCCTGGCTATGCGAAGCGACGCTGACATTGCCCCCGTCATCAGGCAGGCGCAAGAATGGTCCGCGCAGGGGCAGCCCGTCCTCATTGACGTGAACATTGACTACAGCCGCCGCACGAATCTGACCAAAGGCGTGGTCAAAGAAAATCTAAATCGCTTCCCTGGCCGCGAAAAAGTACGCTTCATCAGCCGCGCCCTAAAGCGGCGCATCACCGGCTAA
- the rpoC gene encoding DNA-directed RNA polymerase subunit beta' translates to MVETTEFRSLRISLASPEQIKSWSYGEVTKPETINYRRLRPEKDGLFCEAIFGPQRDWQCYCGKYKNVRYKGIICDKCGVEITRSSVRRERLGHIELAAPVAHVWYTRRVPSHMGLLLNISRRNLDRVLYFAQYVITSVDEDARQRALRRLEDELVEAELKLEDELQAELDTETNELAERRAAIEAQLESLNARYDEMESRHTDELVREAKVFEQRLQNMLGSIAAEELKLGDRVIAGKGETIVRAHVVMLQDVTADRLTLVQQENAEDRAREFAELQTELQNLRQEIASASGSMQDRLDEKRARLHLQAQANREQLESIAQMMFLNETEYRELKQKFGNVFRADMGAEAFYEILKNMDLNKLANDLWREVRTTRSKQAAKRATKRLQVVEALRKSGNRPEWMILTVLPVIPPDLRPMVQLDGGRFATSDLNDLYRRVINRNNRLKRLLELGAPDVIVRNEKRMLQEAVDSLIDNSQRGKALSRRGRRELKSLSDMLKGKKGRFRRNLLGKRVDYSGRSVIVVGPNLKLGQCGLPKTMALELFRPFVISKLITYEYASNVKGARRVIERQPPEVWEVLEEVITDHPILLNRAPTLHRLGIQAFMPVLVEGKAIQLHPLVCSAFNADFDGDQMAVHVPLSQKAIGEAKELMMATRNLLKPSDGRPIVGPSKDMVLGIYYLTVMHGGLKGEGKMFSNMDEVERAYDLGYIDLHAKIELYTDTYFDDNNRRYEDGQAHRRVITTCAGRVIFNRTLPAEMRFINRLLDKGAVNDLVNQVYRRLGDDATIDMVDAIKDLGFKYATRSGVTIAVSDLTVPEERTAILDNARQRVEMIDRQYRRGLLTEDEQYQRTIEQWNDAKAQVEEAVRGAMDPLGPVTVMALSGSTKGGFGPITQLAGMRGLMADPQGRIIAVPIQSNFRQGLSALEYFISTHGSRKGLADTALRTADAGYLTRRLVDVAQDVIVMADDCGTNKGIMIRRTDNFGKETMSERLFGRFAAGPVTHPRTGELLADTGHLYTEELADKIDAAGVQEAKVFSPMTCELNQGICAKCYGLDMARGQVVEMGSAVGIMAAQSIGEPGTQLTLRTFHTGGTASASGDITQGLPRVEELFEARQRPKGEAVMTEISGMVEIRIIDGVRHVFVTDSKVLEDRYDVLPGWMVRVSDGDGVEMGEVLAQHNENEDEFMPARHPGRVVMDQEGLRVVWESKDERDNEIPAGTRLLVTEGQDVSAGDQLTEGSKNPHRILEILGRDAVTNYLLREMQAVYRPQGQNINDKHFEVIIRKMLSKVVVTASGDTEMLPGELAEATTFSTINEEIVAEGGEPAAAQPVLLGITKAALTTDSFLSASSFQHTIKVLAGAAIAGKEDKLIGLKENVIIGKLIPAGTGFYQFGRNQPPEEEASALEAAEGEQRAPFLIDDNVPDEVLASLTPGLRDESALLDAE, encoded by the coding sequence CTGGTGGAGACGACAGAATTTCGTTCCTTACGTATCAGTTTAGCATCCCCGGAGCAAATCAAATCCTGGTCATATGGGGAAGTGACCAAGCCCGAGACCATCAACTATCGCCGCCTGCGACCGGAAAAGGATGGCTTGTTTTGCGAAGCGATTTTTGGCCCGCAGCGTGACTGGCAGTGCTACTGCGGCAAATACAAGAATGTGCGCTACAAGGGGATCATTTGCGACAAGTGCGGTGTGGAAATCACCCGCTCATCGGTGCGGCGTGAGCGCCTGGGGCACATTGAACTGGCCGCCCCGGTGGCCCACGTCTGGTATACGCGCCGTGTCCCCAGCCACATGGGTTTGCTGCTGAATATCTCCCGCCGCAACCTCGACCGTGTCCTCTATTTTGCCCAATACGTGATCACCAGCGTGGATGAAGATGCACGCCAACGCGCTCTGAGAAGACTCGAAGACGAATTGGTGGAAGCGGAACTGAAGTTGGAAGATGAACTACAGGCGGAACTGGACACAGAGACAAACGAACTGGCCGAACGTCGCGCTGCCATCGAAGCGCAGTTGGAGAGTCTCAATGCGCGCTATGACGAGATGGAATCCCGGCACACGGATGAGCTTGTGCGCGAAGCAAAGGTGTTCGAACAGCGGTTACAGAACATGCTTGGCTCCATTGCCGCGGAAGAGTTGAAGCTGGGAGATCGGGTAATTGCCGGCAAAGGTGAAACCATCGTCCGCGCCCACGTCGTCATGCTGCAAGATGTGACCGCCGACCGCCTCACCCTGGTGCAGCAAGAAAACGCCGAAGACCGCGCCCGTGAATTCGCCGAACTCCAGACCGAACTGCAAAACCTGCGCCAGGAAATCGCTTCCGCCAGTGGTTCTATGCAGGACCGACTCGACGAGAAGCGCGCCCGCCTGCACCTACAGGCCCAGGCCAATCGGGAGCAGTTGGAAAGCATTGCGCAAATGATGTTTCTCAACGAAACCGAATACCGCGAGCTGAAACAGAAGTTTGGCAATGTATTCCGCGCCGACATGGGGGCCGAGGCTTTCTACGAAATCCTGAAGAACATGGATCTGAATAAGCTGGCGAACGATCTGTGGCGCGAAGTCCGCACCACCCGTTCCAAGCAAGCGGCCAAGCGAGCCACGAAGCGGTTACAAGTCGTGGAGGCGCTGCGCAAGAGCGGCAACCGCCCGGAGTGGATGATTCTTACCGTGCTGCCCGTGATCCCGCCCGATCTGCGCCCCATGGTGCAGTTGGACGGTGGCCGCTTCGCCACGTCCGACCTGAACGACCTCTATCGCCGTGTCATCAACCGCAACAATCGTCTCAAGCGCCTCTTGGAACTGGGCGCGCCTGATGTGATCGTGCGCAATGAAAAGCGTATGTTGCAAGAGGCCGTGGACAGCCTGATCGACAACAGCCAGCGCGGCAAGGCGTTGAGCCGCCGTGGTCGCCGCGAACTCAAGTCGCTCTCCGACATGCTCAAAGGTAAGAAGGGGCGCTTCCGTCGCAACCTGCTGGGCAAGCGCGTGGACTATTCCGGGCGCTCCGTGATCGTCGTGGGTCCTAACTTGAAGTTGGGGCAATGTGGGCTGCCCAAGACCATGGCCCTGGAACTGTTCCGCCCATTTGTGATCAGCAAATTGATCACGTATGAGTATGCCAGTAACGTCAAAGGCGCGCGCCGCGTCATTGAGCGCCAGCCACCTGAGGTATGGGAAGTGCTGGAAGAGGTCATCACCGATCACCCGATTCTGCTCAACCGCGCCCCCACGCTGCATCGCCTGGGTATTCAGGCTTTCATGCCTGTGTTGGTAGAAGGGAAGGCCATCCAACTGCACCCGCTGGTTTGCTCCGCTTTCAACGCGGACTTTGATGGCGACCAGATGGCCGTCCACGTCCCCCTTTCACAAAAGGCGATTGGGGAAGCGAAAGAGTTGATGATGGCCACGCGCAACCTGCTGAAGCCATCCGACGGTCGTCCTATCGTCGGTCCTTCCAAGGACATGGTGCTGGGCATCTACTACCTGACCGTGATGCACGGTGGCCTTAAAGGTGAAGGCAAGATGTTCAGTAACATGGATGAAGTGGAACGGGCCTATGACCTGGGCTACATTGACCTCCATGCCAAGATTGAGTTGTACACGGACACTTACTTCGACGACAACAATCGCCGTTATGAAGATGGACAGGCGCACCGGCGAGTGATCACGACGTGCGCCGGACGTGTGATCTTCAATCGCACATTGCCGGCAGAAATGCGGTTCATCAATCGCCTCCTGGACAAAGGCGCGGTCAATGATCTCGTCAACCAGGTTTATCGTCGCCTCGGCGATGATGCCACGATTGACATGGTGGACGCCATCAAAGACCTGGGCTTTAAGTATGCCACGCGCTCTGGTGTGACCATTGCGGTTTCGGATCTGACCGTACCAGAAGAGCGGACCGCTATCCTGGACAATGCGCGGCAGCGTGTAGAAATGATTGATCGCCAGTATCGTCGTGGACTGCTGACGGAAGATGAGCAGTATCAGCGCACCATTGAGCAGTGGAACGACGCTAAGGCGCAGGTTGAAGAAGCGGTGCGCGGTGCGATGGACCCGCTTGGTCCCGTCACCGTCATGGCGTTGTCGGGTTCCACGAAAGGGGGTTTTGGCCCCATTACACAGTTGGCCGGTATGCGCGGATTGATGGCCGACCCGCAAGGACGAATCATTGCCGTGCCCATTCAGTCCAACTTCCGTCAGGGGTTGTCTGCCCTGGAATATTTCATTTCCACGCATGGTTCGCGTAAGGGCCTGGCGGATACGGCGCTGCGCACGGCGGACGCCGGCTACCTGACGCGCCGTCTGGTGGATGTGGCCCAGGACGTCATCGTGATGGCCGACGATTGTGGCACGAATAAGGGCATTATGATCCGTCGCACCGATAACTTTGGCAAAGAGACGATGTCGGAACGGCTGTTTGGTCGCTTTGCCGCCGGGCCGGTGACCCACCCGCGCACGGGCGAACTCCTGGCGGATACGGGCCACCTGTATACGGAGGAATTGGCGGACAAAATTGATGCCGCGGGTGTGCAAGAGGCGAAGGTGTTCTCGCCGATGACGTGCGAATTGAACCAGGGCATTTGCGCCAAATGCTACGGGCTGGACATGGCCCGAGGGCAGGTGGTGGAGATGGGTTCCGCCGTGGGCATCATGGCGGCGCAGTCGATTGGTGAGCCGGGGACGCAGTTGACGCTGCGTACGTTCCATACGGGTGGTACGGCTTCCGCGTCTGGTGACATTACGCAAGGTTTGCCTCGTGTGGAGGAGTTGTTTGAAGCGCGGCAGCGACCCAAGGGCGAAGCTGTGATGACGGAGATCAGCGGTATGGTGGAGATCCGGATCATTGATGGCGTGCGCCATGTGTTTGTGACGGACAGCAAGGTGCTGGAGGATCGATACGACGTGCTGCCTGGCTGGATGGTGCGCGTTTCTGATGGTGATGGCGTGGAAATGGGCGAGGTGTTGGCGCAGCATAACGAGAATGAGGACGAGTTTATGCCGGCACGCCACCCCGGCCGTGTCGTCATGGATCAAGAAGGATTGCGCGTGGTCTGGGAAAGCAAGGACGAGCGTGATAATGAGATTCCTGCCGGCACGCGCCTGCTCGTTACCGAAGGCCAGGACGTGAGCGCGGGCGACCAGTTGACCGAAGGTTCCAAGAACCCGCACCGCATCCTGGAAATCCTGGGGCGCGACGCGGTGACCAACTACCTGCTGCGGGAAATGCAGGCCGTCTATCGTCCGCAAGGCCAGAACATCAACGACAAGCATTTTGAGGTGATCATCCGCAAAATGCTGAGCAAAGTAGTCGTGACGGCTTCCGGTGACACGGAGATGCTGCCGGGCGAACTGGCGGAAGCGACCACGTTCAGCACCATCAACGAAGAGATCGTCGCCGAAGGTGGTGAACCGGCGGCGGCTCAGCCGGTACTGCTGGGCATCACGAAGGCGGCGCTGACGACGGATAGTTTCCTGTCGGCCAGTTCCTTCCAGCATACGATTAAGGTGTTGGCGGGAGCGGCAATTGCCGGCAAAGAAGACAAACTTATCGGCTTGAAGGAAAACGTGATCATCGGCAAGCTGATTCCGGCGGGCACGGGCTTCTACCAATTCGGCCGCAACCAGCCGCCGGAAGAGGAAGCATCGGCGCTGGAGGCGGCGGAAGGCGAACAGCGCGCCCCGTTCCTGATCGACGACAATGTTCCTGACGAAGTGCTGGCCAGCCTCACGCCCGGTCTGCGGGACGAGTCTGCGCTGCTCGACGCGGAATAG
- a CDS encoding AAA family ATPase, translating into MRDLLYGGDPSPRRLQRFVAYTQRHELPAKWTFPTYFLFLLHPQTEMFVKPDIARWFLRFMGAGDLYQSRPDGEVYAGILAQVHALQNSLADFGPRDMIDMQSFIWVCARESRARTSGLKSRDQIELDVPPTVYTIPAATGMVLREENEEEGGADEDEMMEMPAQNPPYSLAECAADTYLDEAQLALWVNGIERKKQAIFYGPPGTGKTFVARKLAQHLVGGSDGLVEMVQFHPAYAYEDFVQGIRPQTMGGEGVSYAWSDGAFLRFCAAAAGRRGRCVLIIDEINRADLARVFGELLYLLEYRDESVTLAGGQSFRIPANVRLLGTMNTADRSIAVVDYALRRRFAFIGLWPDYAVLRRYHAGTNFDPRGLITVLQQLNSQINDPHYAVGVSYFLRPDLASELADIWRMEIEPYLEEYFFNQADQVAAFRWSEVEAALLPAR; encoded by the coding sequence ATGCGGGATTTGCTGTACGGCGGCGATCCCTCGCCGCGACGGCTACAGCGGTTTGTCGCGTACACGCAGCGGCACGAATTGCCGGCAAAATGGACCTTCCCCACCTACTTCCTCTTCCTGCTACACCCGCAAACGGAGATGTTCGTGAAGCCGGACATTGCCCGCTGGTTTTTGCGGTTCATGGGGGCGGGGGATTTGTACCAGAGTCGGCCAGATGGGGAGGTGTATGCCGGCATTCTCGCCCAAGTCCACGCCCTACAAAACAGCCTCGCCGACTTCGGTCCCCGCGACATGATCGACATGCAGAGCTTCATCTGGGTTTGCGCGCGGGAAAGCCGGGCACGCACGAGCGGCTTAAAGAGCCGTGATCAGATTGAACTGGACGTGCCGCCAACCGTGTACACAATTCCTGCCGCCACGGGCATGGTTCTGCGCGAGGAAAATGAGGAAGAAGGCGGGGCGGACGAGGATGAGATGATGGAAATGCCGGCACAAAATCCCCCCTACTCCCTCGCCGAATGCGCCGCCGACACCTACCTGGACGAAGCGCAACTGGCGCTCTGGGTGAACGGCATCGAGCGCAAGAAACAGGCCATCTTCTATGGTCCGCCGGGAACGGGCAAGACGTTTGTGGCGCGCAAACTGGCGCAACACCTGGTCGGCGGCAGCGACGGCCTGGTGGAGATGGTACAGTTCCACCCGGCTTACGCCTACGAAGATTTCGTGCAGGGCATCCGCCCACAAACGATGGGCGGCGAGGGTGTTAGCTATGCCTGGTCGGATGGTGCCTTCCTCCGTTTTTGCGCGGCAGCGGCCGGGCGGCGGGGACGTTGCGTGTTGATCATTGACGAGATCAACCGCGCGGATCTGGCGCGCGTCTTCGGCGAGTTGTTGTATCTGCTGGAGTACCGCGACGAGTCCGTGACGTTAGCCGGGGGACAATCCTTCCGCATCCCGGCCAACGTACGCCTGCTTGGCACGATGAACACGGCAGACCGCTCCATTGCCGTGGTGGACTATGCGCTGCGCCGCCGCTTTGCCTTTATTGGACTGTGGCCGGATTATGCGGTGCTGCGCCGGTATCATGCCGGCACAAACTTTGACCCACGCGGCCTGATCACGGTGCTGCAACAACTGAACAGCCAGATCAACGACCCCCACTATGCTGTGGGCGTCTCCTATTTCTTGCGCCCCGACCTGGCATCGGAATTAGCCGACATCTGGCGGATGGAGATTGAGCCTTATCTGGAGGAGTATTTCTTCAACCAGGCGGATCAAGTGGCGGCGTTTCGCTGGTCCGAGGTAGAAGCGGCACTGTTGCCCGCGCGCTGA
- a CDS encoding choice-of-anchor L domain-containing protein: MNNGTRRRWVGASLLAFCLAFVGGGMAVAQRQPLPLDKEAVSTTWTVADLTTGQTAAGLAEMLVGSGVSVSDVQYQGVAEAGAVFVSAAGAVGFSTGIVLSTGAARSVVGPNLWETTSSENQAAGDADLTALAGHPTFDAVTLSFDFIPDAPWVYFRYVFASEEYNEYANTEFNDVFAFFVNGDNCATVEGGPVSVNSVNAGNPQPGEDPTPHHPELFRNNALSVGAPLDTEMDGVTVVLTCVAEVTPFAVNHLKLAIADATDDVGDSAVFIKAGSLTTAPTSVGLSDFAGISPSWPPFLLFSLFLLLMPPVGWLVRRRQRAGNSAASTSDQRNAAT, encoded by the coding sequence GTGAACAACGGGACACGCAGGCGGTGGGTGGGGGCGAGTCTGTTGGCGTTTTGTCTGGCGTTCGTGGGCGGGGGAATGGCTGTGGCGCAGCGCCAACCGCTACCCCTGGATAAAGAAGCCGTGTCCACGACCTGGACGGTTGCTGATTTAACGACAGGCCAGACAGCGGCCGGCCTGGCGGAAATGTTGGTCGGCAGCGGTGTTTCCGTGTCTGATGTGCAATATCAGGGTGTTGCTGAGGCAGGAGCGGTTTTTGTTAGTGCCGCGGGGGCTGTAGGATTCTCGACGGGCATTGTGTTGAGCACGGGGGCGGCGCGAAGTGTGGTCGGTCCCAATCTGTGGGAAACCACGAGTAGTGAAAATCAGGCCGCCGGTGACGCGGATCTGACGGCGTTGGCGGGGCATCCGACCTTTGACGCGGTGACGTTGTCATTTGACTTTATTCCTGACGCGCCGTGGGTCTATTTCCGTTATGTTTTTGCTTCAGAGGAGTACAACGAGTATGCCAACACGGAGTTCAACGACGTCTTTGCTTTTTTCGTAAATGGTGACAATTGCGCGACGGTAGAGGGGGGGCCTGTGTCGGTGAACAGTGTGAATGCCGGCAATCCCCAACCCGGCGAAGATCCCACACCCCATCATCCTGAACTCTTTCGTAACAACGCGCTGTCTGTGGGTGCTCCTCTGGACACGGAGATGGACGGCGTCACCGTTGTGCTCACCTGCGTGGCCGAGGTGACGCCGTTTGCCGTCAATCACCTCAAGCTGGCGATAGCCGATGCCACGGACGACGTGGGGGACTCGGCGGTTTTCATCAAGGCGGGCAGCCTGACAACTGCCCCGACGAGTGTTGGCCTGAGCGATTTTGCCGGCATCTCCCCTTCCTGGCCGCCCTTCCTCCTGTTCTCGCTGTTCCTCTTGTTGATGCCGCCGGTCGGGTGGCTGGTCCGCCGCCGTCAGCGCGCGGGCAACAGTGCCGCTTCTACCTCGGACCAGCGAAACGCCGCCACTTGA
- a CDS encoding aminotransferase class I/II-fold pyridoxal phosphate-dependent enzyme has protein sequence MLRMADRVAHFSTTIFSEMTSLANQHQAINLGQGSPDFAAPDFLKEAARAAIAADVNQYAPPWGRPRLRRAIAGKMARHYALSLDPDREVQVTHGATEAIFAGILGLINPGDEVILFEPTYDSYVPAVQLAGGVPRYYTLRPPAWTIEPETLAALFSPRTRLLVLNTPHNPTGKVFTLAELEMIATLCQEYNVLVLADEVYEYILFDGLAHTPVATLPGMFDRTVTVSSLGKTFSVTGWKVGWAVGPADLLQAMFRMRQFMTFCGAAPLQEAAAVALEMADGMGYYTELARQYQQKRDFLRAALAEVGLRPITPQGTYFVMARIDGLGFGDDVGFCRHLTTQTGVAAIPPSAFYHRPGDGAHLARFAFCKADETLRQAAARLRHFAPDGKVTSSILHGE, from the coding sequence ATGTTACGCATGGCTGACCGCGTTGCCCATTTTAGCACGACGATTTTTAGCGAAATGACCAGCCTGGCGAATCAGCACCAGGCGATTAACCTGGGGCAGGGATCCCCCGATTTTGCCGCGCCTGATTTTCTGAAGGAGGCGGCGCGGGCGGCGATTGCCGCGGACGTGAACCAGTATGCGCCCCCTTGGGGACGGCCGCGATTGCGTCGGGCGATTGCCGGCAAAATGGCCCGCCACTATGCCCTTTCCCTTGACCCCGACCGCGAAGTACAGGTGACACATGGCGCTACGGAGGCGATTTTTGCCGGCATTCTCGGCCTGATCAATCCTGGAGACGAAGTCATCCTGTTTGAACCGACCTACGACTCCTACGTGCCCGCCGTGCAACTGGCGGGCGGCGTTCCCCGTTACTACACTTTGCGCCCCCCGGCGTGGACCATCGAACCGGAGACGCTGGCGGCGCTGTTTTCGCCGCGCACGCGGCTGCTGGTGCTGAATACGCCCCATAATCCCACGGGCAAGGTGTTCACATTGGCGGAGTTGGAGATGATTGCGACGTTGTGCCAGGAGTACAATGTGCTGGTACTGGCCGACGAGGTGTATGAGTACATCCTGTTTGATGGATTGGCGCATACGCCTGTTGCCACATTGCCCGGCATGTTTGACCGCACGGTGACGGTTTCCAGCCTGGGGAAGACGTTTAGCGTCACGGGTTGGAAAGTGGGATGGGCTGTGGGACCGGCGGATCTGTTGCAAGCGATGTTCCGAATGCGCCAGTTCATGACGTTTTGCGGGGCCGCGCCGTTGCAGGAGGCGGCTGCCGTGGCGTTGGAGATGGCGGACGGGATGGGTTATTATACGGAACTGGCGCGTCAATATCAGCAAAAGCGGGATTTTCTACGAGCGGCGCTGGCGGAGGTGGGGTTACGCCCCATTACACCGCAAGGGACGTACTTCGTCATGGCGCGGATTGATGGCTTAGGATTTGGGGATGATGTTGGGTTTTGCCGGCATCTTACCACACAAACTGGCGTCGCCGCCATCCCCCCCAGCGCCTTCTACCACCGCCCTGGCGATGGCGCGCATCTGGCCCGCTTCGCCTTCTGCAAAGCGGACGAAACCCTGCGCCAGGCGGCTGCGCGTCTGCGCCATTTTGCCCCTGACGGGAAAGTGACGTCTAGCATACTTCACGGAGAGTAA
- a CDS encoding carbon-nitrogen family hydrolase, with protein sequence MDVTLGQPEKNLAVVADMTAEAARRGSDLVVFPELWSTGYDLENAERHAAAIGEGIFAQTARLAQQHHIHMLGSCLSRLPTGGYGNTAVWFTPTGAAGGVYSKAHLFRLMQEEQFLTAGRERAVVQTPWGPAGLTICYDLRFPELFRAYALAGAKMVFVPSEWPHPRLMHWQTLLRARAIENQMFVIACNRVGVSKETHFFGHSMIIDPWGETVVSGREEPTLLTATIDPALVESVRAKIPVFADRRPDLYT encoded by the coding sequence ATGGATGTGACGCTGGGGCAGCCGGAGAAAAATCTGGCCGTTGTCGCGGATATGACGGCGGAGGCGGCGCGGCGCGGCTCCGATCTGGTGGTTTTTCCTGAACTGTGGTCCACCGGGTATGATTTGGAAAATGCGGAACGGCACGCGGCGGCGATTGGCGAGGGCATTTTCGCGCAAACCGCCCGCCTGGCCCAACAACACCACATCCACATGCTCGGCTCCTGCCTCTCGCGGCTGCCCACCGGGGGCTACGGCAACACCGCCGTCTGGTTCACACCGACGGGCGCGGCGGGGGGCGTCTATAGCAAGGCGCACCTGTTCCGCCTGATGCAGGAGGAGCAATTTCTGACGGCGGGGCGGGAGCGCGCAGTAGTGCAAACCCCGTGGGGGCCGGCAGGCTTGACGATTTGTTACGATTTGCGCTTCCCGGAGTTGTTCCGCGCTTATGCGTTGGCCGGGGCGAAGATGGTGTTCGTACCATCGGAATGGCCCCACCCCCGCCTCATGCACTGGCAAACCTTGCTCCGCGCCCGCGCCATCGAGAACCAGATGTTCGTCATCGCCTGCAACCGCGTGGGAGTCTCCAAGGAGACCCATTTCTTCGGCCACTCGATGATCATTGACCCCTGGGGCGAAACGGTCGTCAGCGGACGCGAGGAGCCAACGCTGCTCACGGCCACCATCGATCCCGCGCTCGTAGAAAGCGTGCGCGCCAAAATCCCCGTCTTCGCCGACCGCCGCCCCGACCTCTACACCTGA